The Chanos chanos chromosome 6, fChaCha1.1, whole genome shotgun sequence genome includes a region encoding these proteins:
- the myg1 gene encoding MYG1 exonuclease, which yields MFTGYLTRIVKQLLSFESTPVQTVQLVSFWSVFGTRTCTTAETAFVSKAHRRYMHSPKAKRHCSNMSPVKIGTHNGTFHCDEVLACFFLRQLSEYKDAEIVRTRDPEVLGKCDIVVDVGGEYDPKRHRYDHHQRSFAETFNSLRPEKPWVTKLSSAGLVYLHFGRRVLAQLTQLDEQDKQLDVLYDKLYENFVEEVDAVDNGISQYEGEARYAVSSTLSARVSYLNPRWNSKSQDTEEGFHKALALVGDEFKDRLDFYHTSWLPARAVVEGAVQMRHQVDPSGEVVVLAQGGCPWKEHLFSLEKELKVETPIKFVLYPDQNGQWRVQCVPAGLNTFQNRLSLLEEWRGVRDNALSQLSGIPGCIFVHASGFIGGNLTQEGALEMAKKTLKAARNAGGDQANGC from the exons ATGTTTACTGGTTATTTAACCCGAATAGTAAAACAGTTGTTAAGCTTTGAAAGCACCCCTGTGCAAACTGTTCAGCTTGTCTCATTTTGGAGTGTTTTCGGGACGCGTACTTGCACGACTGCAGAGACTGCCTTTGTTTCAAAAGCGCACAGGAGATACATGCACTCACCGAAAGCTAAGCGACATTGTAGTAACATGTCGCCTGTTAAAATAGGCACACACAACGGAACTTTTCATTGTGATGAAGTGTTAGCATGCTTTTTCCTTCGCCAGCTCTCGGAGTACAAG GATGCTGAAATAGTTCGCACTCGCGACCCTGAGGTGCTGGGCAAGTGTGATATTGTCGTAGACGTTGGAGGAGAGTATGATCCAAAGAGACACCGCTACGATCACCATCAGAG GTCTTTTGCAGAGACCTTTAACAGCCTGCGTCCAGAGAAGCCATGGGTGACCAAACTGAGTTCGGCCGGTCTGGTGTACCTGCACTTCGGCCGCCGTGTTCTGGCTCAGCTCACACAGCTGGACGAGCAGGACAAACAGTTGGATGTCCTGTATGACAAG CTGTATGAGAACTTTGTGGAGGAGGTGGATGCAGTGGACAACGGGATCTCTCAGTACGAAGGGGAGGCGCGTTACGCCGTGTCCTCCACTCTCAGCGCTCGCGTCAGCTATCTGAACCCACGCTGGAACAGCAAAAGCCAagacactgag GAGGGTTTCCACAAAGCTCTTGCTCTGGTCGGTGATGAGTTTAAGGACCGTTTGGACTTCTACCATACCTCCTGGCTTCCAGCCCGTGCCGTGGTAGAGGGAGCCGTCCAAATGAGACACCAG GTGGACCCCAGCggggaggtggtggtgttggcTCAGGGTGGGTGTCCGTGGAAGGAGCACCTGTTTTCTCTGGAGAAGGAGCTGAAGGTGGAGACCCCTATCAAGTTTGTGCTGTACCCCGACCAGAACGGCCAGTGGAGGGTCCAGTGTGTGCCAGCTGGCCTTAACACCTTCCAGAACAG ACTGTCTCTGCTGGAGGAGTGGCGCGGGGTAAGGGACAACGCCCTGTCCCAGCTCAGTGGCATCCCTGGCTGTATCTTTGTTCACGCCAGTGGCTTCATTGGAGGGAATCTGACCCAGGAGGGGGCACTTGAGATGGCCAAGAAAACTCTCAAGGCAGCAAGAAACGCTGGAGGAGACCAGGCCAACGGctgctga